The genome window CTTGCAGCCATGTTTCGATGGACTTGAAGTGGTACTCCATGCTTCCATAAGTCTTTGAGACAAACTTGAAGGAATCAAAGACTTGCACTTTGCCCCCCTTCCACCTGGCTCCAAGGCTGCGCTTCTCTTCTCCCAGCCAGATTTCCACATGGACGATGTCGTGGGGTTGCCGTgcccctgcaatgaggaaagaATGTGAGATTCTTTTCTTGGAAGGAAAAAGAAGGACCTGTTATCCTACTTATCTATGAGTCTGTGGCCCCCAccattactttattttatttagataataTACATGCTTGCCTGTTTGAGGCGGGTCGCAAACTAAGCAAGGTAATAATATAAAATCGTTAAAATTAACAATCCATTAAAACCCCAGAAAAGAAAAACCCTCAgaataaaagcacataaaactaTTAAAAGCACATAAATATAGATGTGCATAgatggaaaaagaagaaagaggaatgAGACTGGGCAGAAAGCGACAGGTAGATGAGTAGATGGACGgctgcgggtgggggggggtgctggtgAACATTTACGTTGTGTATCAAAGTAAGTTCCTGAAATGAAGACGAGGTCTCCGGGCTTCAGGTGTTCCTCGCTGGGGAGAGTAATAGGAAGGGTGTCGTACTGGTATGCTTGGTTTCCCGAGCCAATATAGAAGCCGAAATCTTCCGTTAAGTCCCGTACCGCTCTTCGGATAAGCCCGCAACAATCTAGGAAGAGCAGAGACTTGGACTCTGGAGCTGCAGAATGAAGCAAACCGAGTGTCAGCTGAAGGTTGAGAAGGAGAGCCAAGAAAACTGTGACCTTGGCACAGTGGctgggccaaaaaggggccctgAGAACAAAGAAGGGTGCTGTAGGTTTAGGGGAACCATCTGAATGGATCAGGACAAGGTCCAAGTGATCCAGCACTGATTCTCTCTTGAACCAGGGCCTGTTTTAGAACCCTCTGGAAGttcacaagcagggcatgaaggctGATAAAGGTGGATAATCAGGGGTACACTGCCTTGGAATACGGGAGTTCTATTCAGTAATCATGGCTAAGAACACAAGAGCATGGAAATTATCCATCTGCGTCAGGCCAAACATCCGTCTACTCCAGCCAGATCGCTCACAAATGGACACTCATATTTTGATATTCAGTGGTATACTGCTTCTGtccatggaggttctctttagctaCTGTGCCTATTGGCTGGCAATAAGACATTTCTTCCATGGTTTCCCCTAACCCTTTCcctaaaaaataaaatctaaacttGTGGCTTTAACCACAACCTCACTGGATTGTCACAGGAAAAATTGTTCCCTTTTGTTCTCTCTGCCAATCAGTTTCATTGGATGACCCGGAATTATATTAAAATGAAACCAAGAGATTCTCCTCCATCCAgtctttcctccctgttcacgatTTTACAAACCTCTATCGCATTTTTCcatcacagcccctccccattctATTCTCTAAAaccaaaaaataaacattttcaaaCCATCCGCTATTTTAGCGGATATTTTATGTACATcgaatagcacctttaagactaagcaactttattgtagcataagctttcgagaaccacagctctcttcatcagatgcatctgacaaagagagctgtggttctcgaaagctaatgctacaataaagttgcttagtcttaaaggagctactggactctttactattttgcagctacagactaacacggctatctcctctggatttaGCTACATCTATTACACTTGCGTCCCACtattcctctaaggagctctggGCAGcctacatggttctcctctcctccatttcagctTCACAGCAACCTTGAAAGGTAGGTTAAACGGAGAGAGAGTGACAGAtctaaggccacccagtgagcttcacagctgGCAGGGATTGGAACTGGCTGAAGAAAATGCCCCTTACTGCCAGGTTGGTGGTATTTCTTGGCATAAGGCACTCCAATGTAGCTCTTAGCTTGCTTGAGAAACTTCATCCGAAGCTGCCACTGGGCTTCTGGCTGTTGCAGCCGTCTCTGTATCAGTACTTTCCTTCCAGCGAATCTCTGGAGTTCCTCCTACAGTCACACACAAGGAAGTAGGAAATAAAACAGAACGGTGTCACAAATTGTCTTGGTATCCAGCAGTGCAGGCCCATAAAGAGAAAACACCCTGACTGTGCTAGGGGTGAGCAAACGCCCCCTCGTGTGATCCcgttttttttaatattcttgGCTACCTTGATGTTGATCACACAAATGACTGTCTCGAGATTCTTTGTGTGTAATGTCTTGCCAACATGAATACGTGCTCTTGAGCACTGatgaaacaccacacaaaaagaatcatGGCACGGCCATACATACCACGATTGCTTTTCTGCAGTGCTTTCGTTATTGCTCAGGGGGATGCATCAGTCACACGGAAGCGAGAGACATAGGAATCAAACAAATTGAGAGAGACAGCAGATGCTGTACATGTAGCACTCCgagaaccttttttaaaaagtaacaacaGAGATTTCTGAATGCCCAGATCCACAATGGAAACAAGACCAGATGATCTGGAACTCCAGAATGCAAGGGAAAATTGAACGATGTTTCCGAACTTAGATACATTCTTCTGCATAGAGTCTGTTCTCCAATGAAGTTAGGCAATGGAATTGGGATGGGAGGAAGCTTAGCCATCTCTGTCCTGGGGTTTGCCAttactttcctctgcagagttttccttggtggtcccccatctacTCGCACATGCATAATAAGTCTTGCAAACTCCCTCTTGTGAGAAGAGAGAATTCAGGAAGCCCTGTGGCACATGCAGGTAGGTGACCACGTGGTGGGGGAACAAGGAGGGAAGATGCAGCTACCGGGTGGCTTGCCAAGAAACCACTGCTCCTGTATCCCCCTGTAGAAGATGTCCTGGAGCTGTGACATTCTGCTTGTGTGAAGGTAGGAAAGTGGGAGCCATTCCAATAGTGTCAGTCTGGCAGAGCGGACTCCAGTGGATGCCACTAGGTGGCACTGCACAGTCGTCCTTTTTGTTCACACCCGCCCTGGCATGgctttatttatatatgtatatatataaaatatacagaaACCGCGTCCTTTCTATGATATTTTATTGGTGTCTTGATGCAATTTGTACTTCTCTGTTGccctttttcatttctctcttaGCCACAGGCTCTGCGGGCAGCACGTTTCCAGGGACCTGTGATTTCCTTAATGCTTAGAGGCAAGTTCTGAATAATGCGGAGGGGAATCACTGAGCGAGCCCCAGCGTTAGATTTTTCATTTTCTAATAAGTGAGAGCGCGAGTCTTCAATCTGGGGGGTCAACCCCAGCACTTCCAGGCAGTGCAGTTAATTATCCGTCTTTGCTTTGGCTTTTGAACTACAGCCTGATGGGTCAGAAATCAGCCAGCAAAGTTTGACAGCGTGTACCAATAAAGGCAACCACGTGTTAGCATCTGCACTTTATAGTGGTCCTAATGATGCAGGAGAAGGGCCAGCTGGCAACACTATTTGGCCAAACTCTGAAATCTGTCGAATGAGGAGGGAAACATCCCCTTCAGTTTTTGGAATGTGGGATATAATTAAGAGAACCAGAaaaccagcccccccccaatGGGGCCCGAAAGctgcttacatagttctcctctcctccattttatccttacaacaacaaccctgtgaggtaggttaggctgagtgcatgTGACTGTCCCAGgctcacccagcaagttttcatggcagagcagggattcgaaccttgcACTACCAGATCCTACTGGTAGTGGATACTGGATATCCTACTGGATAATTAGAGTAGACCAGAGAAACCTTGCTAGACCGAAAGTatctgacttagtataaggcagttttatgcATAAACAACCAAGGGgtaatttttttctgttgatCTCATCCCGTATCTATTTGTAATGAGCGATCTTTTCTCTATATCTCCCTCACTTCGGCATGCCAAcaattctttccttttttccccattcTGTTATTTCCGCGGCTTCTCTCTTGCCCTCTCCTAAATCATGCTGGACGACAACTTGCCAAGCAGATGTTGCTGAACTTCAGGACtttttctcccccagctgcctggtcttttattattattattttcacggCCTGAGATTTCTTATTTCACAGTACAAAGAGAACCAAACAAAGAGTGCTCCAAGTGATTTATTTGCCCTATTCCTGGATATTCAAAGAAAATGGATACGATACAGTACGAAGGGAGACTcatgaaaaatatatatatatatatatatatatattgtgctaTTCGTGACAACAGAACTACTGAGGGGAACTTCACAAAAGCCCTGCTGGTTCCAGAGGCCTAAGCAAGATCAGAATCCAATGCACGAAAGTGATCCTAGAAGAGGAACAACGAAACAGCCTTTTTATTTGCCAAGGTTTCTGGCAGCCGCAGGTGAACATCCCAGTAGCTACGCTGATGTGGGAGTCACCTGCCAACTCCTGCCTGCTGGCAGCGCTGCGCAGCTTATGTTCCTATGGGGTGCAGCCTCATAGCAACCGTCCTGCGTCATCTGGCGCCCGTAATCACAACGGGTGTGGGGGAGTGAGCAGGAAGGAAGCACGGCAGGTGTGCATGTCCCATCCCTAAAGTTTCGCGTGGCCTGCATCCCCAGAACACCACGCTGCGATCTCTCAGATTCTTGCCTCTGCCTCGATTTCATTTCTCCTATCTGAGAATTGAACCCGCAATTTATCATTTTTGTGCTATTGTCTCTTTCCTCGTGCTGAAGTTTACCCTGGTAAAACGTCGCCGTTTTCCAACGTCGTTTGTGCCTCAAATCAATCGATGTTATAGGTATAAATGACATATATTACACACATAAATTGTGTGTAAAAACCACACAAGCTGTGTACACAATCTGGctggctggaaaaaaaacccactgtaAAGCAAAGAGCCAGAACCATCGAGAAAAATATAAGATAAAAAGGAACAAAACAAGGATCACTCACCtctaaaactgtgtgtgtgtgtgggggggggggctcagacaCAAATctgcaatatttatttacttctttgatTCACTGCATTTGTCCCTAATGGAGACTCAAactagctgctttggagggtgggctctaaagcattatatcccactgaggcccctccctcttctccccaaaccctgccctccccaagctccacccccaaatctccaggagtttccctatccagaggtggcaacccccgAGAGGGATCAGAAAATAGAGACCATCCCTGGTaaagagggggcagctggggccCGTGCAAAATGCTCACCCTACATAAAGGCTGCAAAATGGCCAGGGAACAGCTGGACTTTCATTAgacaggttgccaactccaggctgggaggCGGGGCCTAGCAAGTGTGGGGTTTAGAAGGGGAGGGATGTCAGCAGGATAGAATGCCATGGAGTTTACcttcaaaaacagccattttctccgtgggaactgatcactgtggcctggatcagttgtaattctgagagatctccaaccACGACCCTGACGTTGGCAACAGTAGACAGGGTGCTGGGAGTTGCTCTTTCCACTGTGACCTGTCAGCTGGCCACCTTAGGTGGGGTTATCGTACCTTTCTCTGACATCACTCCAGAGCCCATCAGGCGCCAAAGGAGCAGGTCCCAGCTTGCCAAGCTATAGCAGAAGGAACTGGGGACATTGGGTAAAGGTGAGTCCGGAGTATAGAAGAACGGGAGCCTCTGAAATGAGGCCAGGGGGACTGACGGAGTGGGCTGACATGAGCCTGCCAAATGGAGGAGGTCGTTTGGGGTTGGTTGAGAATACAAACTACAATACGATACAGCAGCAGTATGGTTTAAGGGGCATCTGCCCTGCTGGGAAAAGCTCACAGGGAATCTGAAGGTTTGCAGACATTTTGGGCAGGGCCTGTGTTGATTTGACAGTCTGTCTACAACACTTAGATTTGTTATTAGGGCTGGTGTCGGATCTGCCTGCATGGATTTACGGTGTCTGGGCCACTTGCCGGGCCAGCCAACGAAAACGACAGTAAACCTGTCAGGTAGCCTCaagtggttgggctgagaatcagcactctgctggttcgaatcccactactgccacgagctctgcaggtggccttggctgagcccctcttctcagccccagctctccagctgtattgtggggataataagacaccacgagagctgctgtagcatagtggttaagtggctgggctgcaaatcagcactctgctggttcaaatcccatgactGTGCTGAGCTccgcaggcggccttgggtaagccactcctctcagctccagctccccagctttattatgggaataaaaataacattgtcTGTGTTAATTACTCTGAGAGAGACActgatctatctagaagagcagtatataagtgcaattattattataactAGTAGTTACGAGCACAGAGAAGGATGCTAAAATATCCTTAGGCCAAGCTGAGCCAGTGTCGCATCAAGGATAAGGCTAGTAGACATGCAGGTTGGGGGGAGACCTATGTCCTCCAAATTCTCGTTCACTAGTGAAGATCAGTGGTCTTGCAAGGCTAACCCTCCC of Eublepharis macularius isolate TG4126 chromosome 17, MPM_Emac_v1.0, whole genome shotgun sequence contains these proteins:
- the LOC129344861 gene encoding uncharacterized protein LOC129344861, whose product is MGKEELQRFAGRKVLIQRRLQQPEAQWQLRMKFLKQAKSYIGVPYAKKYHQPGTPESKSLLFLDCCGLIRRAVRDLTEDFGFYIGSGNQAYQYDTLPITLPSEEHLKPGDLVFISGTYFDTQRARQPHDIVHVEIWLGEEKRSLGARWKGGKVQVFDSFKFVSKTYGSMEYHFKSIETWLQGICIRKAFTILATVPKQQLLGDQPLLIAQRTFSEPARGKLPSDPGCSELWGQAACMRDACRASAKQKSSSKAPSQPACKTGMRGSL